Proteins encoded in a region of the Clostridium beijerinckii genome:
- a CDS encoding RrF2 family transcriptional regulator encodes MKYTKATNYALHTIVYMMENAKSEKLSVSALAEHFNLSTTYLSKILTQLVKADLIESTPGANGGYVLRKDMKSISFMDVIKATEGTGSLFVCNLNENSKCLIEKVMSEAENVLENYLEDKKLYDLTQNKSNCKTNKE; translated from the coding sequence TTGAAATATACAAAAGCAACAAATTATGCTCTACATACAATTGTATATATGATGGAAAATGCGAAAAGTGAGAAACTAAGCGTAAGTGCTCTAGCGGAACACTTTAATTTATCTACTACATATCTTTCGAAAATTTTAACTCAGCTGGTAAAGGCTGATTTAATTGAGTCAACTCCAGGTGCAAATGGAGGTTACGTTTTGCGTAAAGACATGAAGTCTATTTCTTTTATGGATGTTATTAAGGCTACTGAAGGAACTGGCTCATTATTTGTTTGCAATTTAAATGAAAATAGCAAATGTTTGATTGAAAAAGTAATGTCAGAAGCTGAAAATGTACTAGAAAATTATCTAGAAGATAAAAAACTATATGATCTGACTCAAAATAAATCAAACTGCAAAACCAACAAAGAATAA
- a CDS encoding MATE family efflux transporter, which translates to MDKIQELEQKPIGKLLIQYSVPTVLSLLINSLYIVIDRMFIGNISEVGTLALTGIGLTMPITTIVVALSALISMGASSNISIKLGEGNKEEAENFAGNALSLSIVLGLLVTSLYMIFQNSILGWLGINGEVLSYTKDFITIIMAGTVFNMLGFCLPFIVRSDGNPIFSAAITITGCILNILLDALFIYVFHMGIKGAAIATVIAQFTTVILGLYYFMKLKNTLILKKINFKLHISIVKAIFLIGLVPFSNQLSVSVAQIVSNYSLNLYGGELAIGAMTVLNSITMLFLMPVYGIAQGFQPIIGYNYAKKNYGRTLKTLALAVLFSTGFLAVSAIIMQLFPKFAVSLFTQNPELVNISINGLKKYTVLIFLISIPTFGSGFMMLTGKPKTAVILSISRQSVILALTIFFLPKVIGQDGLWFAQPITDLLSSIITIILFIKGYSGILYKKTSTRV; encoded by the coding sequence ATGGACAAAATACAAGAACTTGAACAAAAACCTATTGGAAAATTACTTATACAATATTCAGTTCCAACAGTACTCAGTTTATTGATTAATTCACTTTATATAGTAATTGATCGGATGTTTATAGGAAATATATCTGAAGTTGGAACTCTAGCCTTAACTGGAATTGGCCTTACAATGCCAATTACTACAATAGTAGTAGCGTTATCTGCTCTCATATCAATGGGGGCCAGCTCTAATATCTCGATAAAACTCGGAGAAGGCAATAAAGAAGAAGCCGAAAATTTTGCAGGAAATGCACTATCTCTAAGCATTGTTTTAGGGCTTTTGGTCACCAGTCTCTATATGATATTTCAAAATTCAATATTAGGATGGCTCGGTATAAACGGTGAAGTCTTATCTTATACTAAAGATTTTATTACAATCATCATGGCTGGTACCGTATTTAATATGCTGGGATTTTGTCTGCCATTTATCGTTCGTTCTGATGGAAATCCTATATTTTCAGCTGCTATTACAATTACAGGGTGCATTCTTAATATATTACTTGATGCCTTATTTATATATGTATTTCACATGGGAATAAAAGGTGCAGCTATTGCTACTGTCATTGCTCAATTTACTACCGTAATTCTTGGACTTTATTATTTCATGAAATTAAAAAATACTTTGATACTTAAAAAGATCAATTTCAAATTACATATTTCAATTGTAAAAGCTATTTTCTTAATTGGGCTAGTTCCATTTTCTAATCAATTATCCGTAAGTGTTGCACAAATTGTAAGCAATTATTCCTTAAATTTATATGGTGGAGAACTAGCAATTGGCGCAATGACTGTACTAAACTCAATTACAATGTTATTTTTGATGCCAGTTTATGGAATAGCTCAAGGCTTCCAGCCCATTATCGGTTATAATTATGCAAAAAAGAACTATGGCAGAACCCTGAAGACTCTTGCCCTTGCTGTTTTGTTTAGTACTGGATTCTTGGCAGTTAGTGCTATAATTATGCAGCTATTTCCAAAATTCGCTGTTAGTCTTTTTACGCAGAACCCTGAACTTGTGAATATTTCTATAAATGGCTTAAAAAAATATACAGTGCTTATCTTTCTTATTTCCATTCCTACCTTTGGCTCTGGCTTCATGATGCTAACAGGTAAACCTAAAACTGCCGTAATATTAAGTATATCAAGGCAATCAGTGATATTAGCACTAACTATATTTTTCTTACCAAAGGTAATTGGTCAAGACGGACTATGGTTCGCTCAACCTATAACAGACCTTTTATCTAGCATTATCACAATTATATTATTCATAAAAGGATATAGTGGTATTTTATACAAAAAAACATCAACAAGGGTATAA
- a CDS encoding DUF2922 domain-containing protein, with the protein MEYSLSMTFLTVAGEKSTLSVSGVKPTLTKDEVNALMDTVISKNVFKTNSGDLVKKSGAQVTQRQVTKFDVA; encoded by the coding sequence ATGGAATATTCTTTATCTATGACTTTTTTAACTGTAGCCGGCGAAAAAAGTACTTTAAGTGTTTCTGGTGTTAAACCTACTCTTACAAAAGATGAGGTTAACGCACTTATGGACACTGTAATTTCTAAAAATGTTTTCAAGACTAATTCTGGTGATTTAGTTAAGAAGTCTGGTGCTCAAGTTACTCAAAGACAAGTTACGAAATTTGATGTAGCTTAG
- a CDS encoding DUF1659 domain-containing protein yields MAVTKTIDSVSLSIEVQKALDKAGDPIYTKKTFSGIKTDATPENVYAVADAIKGVMEANTRDYFINESSSLANA; encoded by the coding sequence ATGGCTGTAACTAAAACTATTGACTCTGTTTCTCTCAGCATTGAAGTTCAAAAAGCTCTAGACAAAGCAGGCGATCCAATTTATACCAAGAAAACTTTCTCAGGTATAAAAACAGATGCGACACCTGAAAATGTTTATGCTGTTGCAGATGCAATTAAAGGTGTTATGGAAGCTAATACTAGAGATTACTTTATTAATGAATCTTCTAGCTTAGCAAATGCTTAA
- a CDS encoding alpha/beta-type small acid-soluble spore protein, with product MASNSSGRNTVLVPEAKQGLQRLKTEAASEIGLSDYENIDKGNLSSRDNGRIGGEMVKRMIESYEQEL from the coding sequence ATGGCATCAAATAGTAGTGGAAGAAATACAGTTTTAGTACCAGAAGCAAAACAAGGATTACAAAGATTAAAAACTGAAGCAGCTTCAGAAATTGGATTAAGTGATTATGAAAACATTGATAAAGGGAACCTTTCTTCAAGAGACAATGGTAGAATTGGTGGAGAAATGGTGAAAAGAATGATAGAAAGCTACGAACAAGAGCTTTAA
- a CDS encoding DMT family transporter → MLKAKSLLDNQKTNIQNGTLSYYYLASTGAVVLWSASFIATKLAYETFAPIQLAAVRTLFAVILFWFMRKITSNNEQIQKEDRMRIALSGFLGITLYFAIENIGVSMTSSSNSALIVASFPAVTTLLEFFIYHSKPNIKKVLGIILAIIGVAVLTQINVDGNSKSMLGNIILIGAGIVWAFYNFITRDLTNKYSAMTLTYYQMLAGFIFFLPFVIIEGKTWRMPTMTSASALIYLSVGCSIVAFLLYNLGLRKLSASISVSLMNLVPVLGLIFSILILHERVSTVQILGGVIVIIGVILSSIQKG, encoded by the coding sequence ATGTTAAAGGCCAAATCATTACTAGATAATCAAAAAACAAATATACAAAATGGAACTTTATCTTACTATTACTTGGCTAGTACTGGGGCTGTTGTATTATGGAGTGCATCTTTTATTGCAACAAAATTAGCTTATGAAACTTTTGCTCCTATTCAACTCGCTGCAGTTAGAACTCTTTTTGCTGTGATTCTCTTTTGGTTCATGAGGAAAATCACATCAAATAATGAACAAATACAAAAGGAAGATCGTATGCGTATTGCATTAAGTGGATTTTTGGGGATTACACTTTATTTTGCAATAGAAAACATTGGGGTTAGTATGACATCTTCTTCAAATTCTGCTTTGATAGTAGCTTCTTTTCCTGCTGTTACAACATTACTAGAATTTTTTATTTATCATTCAAAGCCAAATATAAAAAAGGTACTTGGAATTATACTCGCTATCATTGGTGTTGCAGTTCTAACTCAAATTAATGTAGATGGCAATTCTAAATCTATGTTAGGAAATATAATCCTAATAGGAGCTGGAATTGTATGGGCATTCTACAACTTTATTACGAGAGATTTGACAAATAAATATTCTGCAATGACGTTAACATATTATCAAATGCTAGCAGGCTTCATCTTCTTTTTGCCATTTGTCATCATCGAGGGTAAAACATGGAGAATGCCTACCATGACTTCAGCAAGCGCATTGATCTATCTAAGTGTAGGCTGCTCTATTGTTGCATTTCTATTATATAATTTAGGACTCAGAAAACTCTCTGCTAGTATTTCAGTGTCTCTTATGAATCTAGTTCCTGTTTTAGGTTTGATATTTTCAATATTAATCTTACATGAACGTGTATCTACCGTACAAATATTAGGAGGAGTTATTGTCATCATAGGTGTTATATTAAGTTCTATTCAGAAAGGATAA